AGCAAAGAGATCACAGAGCACTTCTCCACCACCAGACATGCTCTAATATCATAGCAGCGTGGCTGGGAATCTGGCATATAGGCCTACTGAGAGGgctctgtcagaaaaatgttgTAACAGAATAATGAATAGGGAACAGATGTAATTCCTTGTACGTTCACCAGAGCGTCTGCACTCTAGATGGGGTCttttataaataaacagatgtttATCTCCCTAAAAGGGAATTTGTCTGCCCCATAATTAAAAGCAAGTGGcagtaacagaaaatatttgcttGCTTTGACAACACTCAGGCAGGGTGGTGTGATATCACATTTTGAACtcgtgtgtctgtttgtgtgcaggaaTGCATCTGATTGAGGTGCTGTACGATGACGCGCCTGTACCCAAGAGTCCCTTCAGAGTCTCTGTGGTGGAGGGATGTGATCCGACCCGGGTCCGTGCCTATGGACCAGGTCTGGAGGGAGGAATAACCAACAAGCCCAACTGCTTCACTGTGGAGACCAGGTACTGTTGCATCACATTTAAAGGAGAAATCAGTGGAGATTTAACTCAAATATGTGCAGCCAAATAAATGTGTTGCCTTATCTCTCAGGGGTGCTGGTACAGGCGGCCTGGGCCTGACCATCGAGGGAGCCTCAGAGGCAAAAATATCCTGCAAAGACAACAAAGATGGCAGCTGCAGTGTGGAGTATGTCCCCTTCACTCCTGGAGATTATGATGTCAACATTAACTACGGAGGCCACCCGATCCCTGGCAGTCCTTTCCGTGTGCCAGTGAGGGACCCTGTGGACCCCAGCAAAGTGAAATGCACAGGTCCAGGTCTGGGCGCTGGAGTGAGAGCCCATGTCCCTCAGACATTCACAGTAGACTGTACCCAGGCTGGACAGGCCCCACTGGATGTTAAACTCTACGGCCCAACAGGTGAGGACAAActggaaagacagaaaaacccATAAACATTGTACTCTCTGCCTGATAGGTATCAGTGAGTTGTGGTATGTGATTATTTCCATAATGTCTTATTTCCAGGGACTGTGGAGCCTGTCGGTGTGAAAAATAACGGTGATGGCACCCACACAGTTCACTACACCCCAGCTCAGGATGGCCCTTACACTGTAGCTGTCAAATATGCAGATCAGGAAGTCCCACACAGGTACAGTATGAGTTTAAAGAAACCACTAAGCCAGGCAGAATGTGCAGATATGTCTTAATTAAAGCCCTCCTCTGTCTGGCTGGATTTTAGGAGAGAAAAGAGTCGCTCAGCAAATTTTCTGTTcccatttctgtcttttgtagAGCTGGGTTTAGTAATTACACTTGATACTTTGTCCCTCTTCCACAGCCCATTCAAGGTAATGTCACAGCCTGGGCATGACGCCAGCAAGGTACGCGCCAGTGGCCCTGGTCTAGACACCAAAGGTGTGTCTGCAAGCCTGCCTGTTGAGTTTACCATTGATGCCCGTGATGCTGGAGAGGGACTGCTCACTGTGCAGATTCTGGTGGGTTCAGCCACATTCATTCAAAGATTTCTAGCTTTTGAACCATAAGTTGCCAATCTAAAACAATTCAATATCCTCTCATGACAGGACCCCGAGGGCAAACCAAAGAATGCAACCATCCAGGACAACAGGGACGGCACCTACACTGTGTCATACGTACCTGACTCTACAGGCCCCTACACTATCACCATTAAATATGGAGGAGATGAGATTCCTTACTCCCCTTACCGCATCCAGTCCCTGCCCACAGGAGATGCCAGCAAATGTCGTCTCACTGGTAAAAAGAGTGCCAAAATAGTACtgataaataaagattttagttgttttgtttttatatgtatacTCACGGCTGTGCTATTTTTCTTTCCAGTGTCGATTGGAGGACATGGCGTGTGTGAGTAACCAaggctttgtttttatttatgtactACATTGGTAGAAAATCTTCCAGGAATCCATGCATTTATTCAGCACTCTTTACATGTTttccctcttccttctctctcccttaACAGCAAGTCTTCAGAAACTGCAGACATCTGAGGATACAGTTATCACCGTGGATGCTAAGGCTGCTGGGAAAGGCAAGGTGACCTGCAAGGTGCTGACGCCACAGGGGATGGAGCTGGACATGGACGTGGTGGAGAATCACTGACGGGACCTTTGACATTTACTACACAGCCCCCGAACCTGGGAAGTATGTTATTACCATCCGCTTTGGGGGACAGAACATCCCTAAGAGCCCCTTCCATGTTGTGGTGAGTAAAGGAGTGTTAAAAGGCTGCCACAGATCTGCGCCCTGCATCCTCTTGTTCTGACATTTAGTCGTATGAAACCGAcaatttctcttctctctgtattgACAGGCCACAAATGAGCCAGTCGTCCCCCGCGATACCGTGGATCCTCTCTTCCGTCCTGTTAACTTCCTCGTCCCCTTCACGCCACAGCAAGGAGAAATCACAGGTGTGACAAACACcactcaaacaaacaatacacacacacatgcccacaaaACATCTCTTTTAGGTCACTGACATTTAACCATGCTGCTGTCATTTCTAGGTGAGGTGCGGATGCCTTCAGGCAAAACTTCCCGCCCGCATATCACTGACAATAAGGACGGTACCATCACAATCAAGTACCAGCCCACAGAGAGAGGCCTGCATGAGATGGACATTAAATATGATGGCAACCACATTCCAGGTCAGTGACACACCACATCACAAAGTCATGATTTATTTAAGGTTGTTTTGCTGTCTTATTCTGTAATAGATATCTCATACTGAGACAACTCTACACACAGCTAGAGTCTAATTGCTGTTTGCCAATGATTATATTCCCTGCAGGAAGCCCTCTGCAGTTCTATGTGGATGCTGTGAACAGTGGAGTGGTGACAGCTTATGGTCCAGGTCTGAGTTATGGGATGGTCAACAAGGCTGCCACTTTCACTGTGGTCACCAAGAACGCAGGGGAGGGTAATATATGTTTCATTTCCAGTGATATTTACTACAGCACAGTGCATCTGTGGTGATACAGTGGCAACATCGCAATGTAGAAAACTAAGGACCTGGGCgtattttctccctctcaggtGGACTGTCACTGGCGGTGGAGGGTCCCTCTAAGGCCGAGATCACCTGTAAGGACAACAAAGACGGCACCTGCACCGTGTCCTACCTGCCCACAGCTCCTGGAGACTACAACATCATTGTTAAGTTTGACAACAAGCACATTCCTGGCAGTCCCTTTACTGCCAAGATCACCGGTGAGGAAATAAATTATTTCTCCCATTGACTTTTTTCATGCTGCTGACATGTATTTATAGTGGCTGCATACGCCATAAATTAGGTTTTAAGGGCCGACAAACATCTAAACCACCTTTTTTATGTCAAGGGGATGACTCCATAACCAGAACATCCCAGCTGAATGTCGGCACGGCGGCTGACGTGTCCCTGAAGATCGCAGAGACTGATCTGAGCTCTCTGACTGCCAGTATCAGAGCTCCATCTGGCAATGAGGAGCCCTGCCTGCTCAAGAGACTGCCCAACAGACACCTCGGTGAGATATTCACCTGCCAGAGACACAAAATATAAAGGGAGAGCAGAACATAGATAAGAACATAGACAGTGTTGGATTCATCTGATGCATTCAgatttcattttcctgctctctgtcttgatttttttttcctctatacGTTTTTACGTCCACAGGTATCTCCTTCACCCCTAAGGAGGTGGGTGAACATGAAGTGAGCGTGAGGAAGAACGGTGTGCACGTAGCCAACAGCCCTTTCAAGATCATGGTTGGCCAGTCAGAGATCGGCGAGGCCAGCAGAGTCAAGGCTTTTGGTAAAGGCCTGGTGGAGGCACACACTTTCGAAATGGCTGAATTCTTTGTGGATATAAGAAATGCAGGTAAGCCTTAGAGATGGCATGTTTCACCTTCGTGGCAGATGCAGCTACAAGAAATACGGATGCAGCAAATACTTTTCCaactttctctgtttccctttaGGTTATGGAGGTCTAGCGTTATCAATTGAGGGTCCGAGCAAAGTGGATATCAACTGTGAAGATGTAGAAGATGGGACGTGCAGAGTGACCTACTGTCCAACAGAACCTGGAAATTACACTGTTAATATCAAGTTTGCTGAGAAGCACATCCCAGGTTAGAATCTTTTACCTGGAAAAtgcaatataaaatattttactcCTTATAAAAGAACTGTTAATATATATTGTTTGATTTCTTCCCATGCAGGAAGTCCTTTCACAGTGAAGGTGACCGGAGAAGGAAGGATCAGAGAGAGTATTACTAGGAAGAGGCAGGCGTCTTCTATTGCCTCAGTGGGCAGCACATGTGGTCTTAACCTCAAGATCCCAGGTGAGTAGAGGAGCCGGTCAGAAGTGGTTAGAGGGCTGCGGTCAACCATCTTGAAATAAATGAACCTGCTCTACACTCACATTTGTATTCTCACCGCTTCCTCCTGGCTGCAGGAAACTGGTTCCAGATGGTTTCAGCTCAGGAGAGGCTGACCAGGACATTCACCCGCAGCAGCCACACCTACACCCGCACTGAGCGCACAGAGATCAGCAAAACCCGCGGTGGAGAGACCAAGAGGGAGGTACGAGTGGAGGAGAGCACCCAGGTGGGCGGAGGAGGAAGCCCGTTTAGAGATGTTTTCGGAGACTTTCTGGGCAGAGAGAGCCTCAGCAGCTTTGCTGGCATCACTGCCAGACCTGAGGGTGAGAGTCCAAATTTAAACCCCCATTTtgaattgtaataattttgtaacatttaatttttttatctGCCTATCTTGTCTTGTATGTATCTAACCTCCTGTGCTGCTCTGCCTCACCAGTTGAGAGTGGTTCCCAGTCCATGACAGCTCAGGTGACCAGCCCCAGCGGGAAGACGGTGGATGCTGACATCATGGATGGAGGGAGCAGCACCTACAGCGTCCGCTTCATCCCACAGGAGATTGGACCCCACACGGTCAATGTCAAATACAGAGGCCAGCACGTCCCCGGAAGCCCCTTCCAGTTTACTGTGGGACCCATGGGCGAGGGAGGAGCGCACAAGGTCCGTGCAGGAGGACCTGGTCTGGAGAGGGGCGTGGCTGGAGCACCCTGTAAGCAATCTCTTTTTTCGTTTTCTACAAGTACTATTCAAGAAATAGTTAATCAGATCTAACCTGGTTTTACCTCTGTTAGCTGAGTTCAGTATCTGGACCAGAGAGGCAGGTGCTGGTGGTCTGTCTATTGCTGTAGAGGGTCCCAGCAAGGCTGAAATCTCCTTCGAGGACAGGAAGGATGGTTCTTGTGGAGTCTCCTACATAGTGAAAGAACCAGGTACAACTTCTGTCACAGTCAAGCTTAGAATTTGTcctcatttgcatgtttttatctGAGCGTTGTTTGTCTCTGAACTGCTGAAGTTTTCAGTAATCCTTCCATACTTCCTCCAGTTCATTTAGTGGTGCAAGTAAACAACCTGTCTCCTTCCCCAGGTGACTACGAGGTGTCAATCAAGTTCAACAACGAGCACATCCCTGACAGCCCATTCATCGTGCCGATTGCTACTCTGTCAGATGAGGCCCGCAGGCTCACTGTCACAAGCCTTCAGGTAAGATcacccgcacacacacagatgcacgcacgcacatatGTATGCCATATTATTTTGTTGCAAAAAATAATATCACAACTTGTACACAGCCACAGATTGTAACAGATTGCATTTAACATAATGTTCGAGTGGTTGGTAGATATTCCTGTCTAATAGCACTTTGCCCTTGAGGTGTACTTGAATGCCAGTGCTGGAGCAGTATCCGCTGCTATAATACTGTGATGCTGGCCAGTGATGAAGGGCTGGATTAACTGTCCCTTGCTAATGTGGGGCAACACAAGCTGTGCTATGTGTGGGCAGTCGGCTagcctgtgtgattgtgtttctgtctgagaggaaggaggaaagaaaagagagagcgaAGAGATAAAGATACCTGCGACACCTCACGCCGTCGGTCTCCTCACTTCACAGATGCTTGTTTTATTTGCGTTCACAGTTTCCACTGCGACTGCCAACAATgctaaaaacatatatttttagtTAACTAAATTGCCACTTCAGAGTGCTTTTCCTACCACTAGAAGCCAGGTAAAGTGCAATATCAGaccaacatttaaaatgtcacactacCTCTCATATCTGCTAGGACCCGCTCGTCCGCCTGTAGGGCAAAAACACTAAACGCCTCGCTGTAAACTCTGACCTTTTCTGCCTCTCACACCCAACCGCTCGATCTATTCTCGTTCAGGCATGATGAGTCACACGCTTTGTGTCCCTCGaggtatcacacacacacacacacacacacacacacacacacacacacacacacacacacacacacacacacacacacacacacatgcacgtagACAGATATTCTGATGATACTCTTCCCTGTCTCTTATAGGAGAAGGACCTGAAGGTAAACCAAGAAGCATCCTTCATGGTGCAGCGTAACGGGGCTCGAGGTGTGGTAGACGCCAAAGTCCACACCCCGTCCGGCTCTTCTGAGGAGTGCTATGTCACTGAGCTTGACAGCGGTATGCAATTCAAGAGTACAGagaattcagctttttttttaaacctctaAGTATCATGTTTTAGTATACAGGATTGTAACATCTCCACCTCTCTTTTTGCGCCTTCAGACAAGAGTGCAATCCGCTTTATTCCACGGGAGAATGGAGTTCACTCCATAGATGTCAAGTTCAATGGATGCCACATTCCTGGAAGCCCCTTTAAAGTGCGAGTGGGAGACCCAGGGCTGATTGGAGACCCAGGCATGGTGACTGCACATGGCGCTGGACTCCAGGGAGGAACCACAGGTAGATATTATAACCACCTCAAAAAAAAAGCATTGTATTTGCTGATACTGTATAATTGTATATCATATATAGTATTATATAGTATATTGCCTTCTCTCCTCCAGGCGTACCCTCAGAGTTTGTGGTCAAGACCTGTAACGCAGGCTCAGGCACTCTATCTGTCAACATCGATGGGCCGTCCAAGGTTAAGATGGACTGTCGGGAGTGTCCTGAAGGCTACAAGATCACCTACACTCCCATGGCACCTGGCAACTAtctcatcaccatcaaatacGGCGGGCCACAGCACATAGTGGGCAGTCCTTTCAAAGCTAAAATCACAGGTCCGCTCGACAGTCATTCTCCCATCTGATCTGTGGATGACAAGTGTCTCGCTTATGAAACAAATGTTCCTCTGAAAAAAGTGTGGAAGTCAGGAAAATGTTATGTCATCTGCGTTGATACTGCTCAGTGTACAACTTACATAAAAGTTGTCTTTTCCTGGCACTACAGCAATATATTCCTGTCACTACTTGGtgcatagatttttttttttactgatgcaacataaaaacactttcAAGATTGAAAAGAATTCCCATGAGTCCTTGAAGTTCACTTTATTTGAAAGTGGTATGAAATATTTTCCTATTTGAGCTCAGGCATTTGTCCACTCCCTTGCACTTTTCTGTGGAGGGAAACTCTCCCCATGAGAAGCAGCATCTTTGCATCCCTCATGTCCTTGCCAGTGCTGAGTGTGTTATGTAATGTCTGGACTAAACCTTGATGACATTAGGTaacctttctctttctctgtctcttcctcacCTCCAGGTGCCCGGCTGTCTGGAGGACACAGCCTCCATGAGACCTCCTCCGTCTTGGTCGAAACAGTTACCAAGACATCCAAAGTGGGCGGCGGTTATAGCGCCTCCTCATCCACCACCTCAACCAAACTGACATCCGACGCCAGCAAGGTGGTCTGTCGTGGAACGGGGCTGTCCAAGGCTCTGGTgggacagaaaaacaacttcacAGTTGACTGTAGCAAAGCAGGTGAGATGATCAGCAACTTTTTTACtaaaaacatctgtctgctAATGCTGGAAGCCAGTTTCATGAGTGAGagtaaaccaaaacaaagagctgaaagacacacaaatgcacacacctGTGCAACTTTTATACACCACGATTACTGAATCCCCCTCTTAATGCTCTGTCCAGGTACCAACATGCTGATGGTGGGCGTGCATGGACCTCATACTCCCTGCGAGGAGGTGTATGTCAAGCACATGGGCAACAAGCTTTATAACGTCACCTACACCGTCAAGGACAAGGGCAGCTACACCGTCATCGTCAAATGGGGCGACGACAACGTCCCCGGGAGCCCTTACAAAGTGGTTGTGCCCTAAAATAAACTGCACCAATgtcccatccctcctcctcctcctcttcctcctccactgacCCACTAGCTTCTTCTCATCCTGCGAACACATCGGTCAGACTCCCCAGTACTTCGCTCTTCAATGGATTACAATATGCTCAACATGCACTAAAACCTGCAAGAACGTCTGCTTACAGTTTTCTTGATGATAGAATATCTATTGTGCCAAAGTTTTGTATTAACTCCATTTACAAGTAAGCATCGACATTCAGAGTGATGTAAGGGCAACAGTGTGGTTTATGAGTCTTTTAGTGATGATGGTTAAATGTTTTGCTTGGTCCATAaaatttctcctctcctttttgttgtgttgtaaacGAATGGCATAATATATGACTGTTAAGAAATGTTGGAATAATCAGCAGTGTTATTAGTAAGTGTGATACAATATGGTTTTGTATGGTCTGAGAAGAATGagaaatgacttttttttgttatattaaCCTATTTTTGGTAAGTCTTTGCAGACCTAATAAAGATTTAAATGCTTACTTTCCAGACAAAAGCGATTGACTTTGATTCCTCACAGTGCTGGCAGACCCTTTCCTAGTTCAGCAGGAGGTATCTCTTACTTTTTAGATTTTCATAGTTTCAATCACGCAGCTATTTTCTGACTGCTGTTGGCTCGTTCCTCTGAGCAGATGTCGGGATATTTTCTCTTGATCACAGAGGCTCTCAGCTGAGCGTCTGACCTGCATCTTGTCTCTACCCAATCTCCATTAGCCCTTCATTTACCTTTAACACAACGCCATTTAGTGTTGCATTAATAAAACAGCCCAGGATAATCTTCCACTCCACTCATTTACATCCTGTACTTGTCTAGATGCAATCACAAGATGGCAGCATAGTCAAGCTCTCTGTATCTATGTCTCAACCAAATACACCAGAACAAAATATCCATTGTTCCCAGTGAAGATTAACTACACCATCCTCAACACAAGGGAGCCTGCGGAGCGTAGAAACCAAAGGCATCAGCTTCCATTGTGTGTGTAATTAATCCTGTCGGATCAGAGATGGAACACAAGTGGTTTCTGTTGTGGCATCCTCTTGGGGGGGGGGAGGCAGACCCTGCTGAGGCACAAATCAACCAGAAAGAAGGGAGGTTCAGCCTTTTGCTTGGGCTCccatgcatatgtgtgtgtgtgtaatcactTGTGTCTCTtccatggtgtgtgtgtgttctgtatgtCCTCTTCGTGGTCTGTAGGCCTCAGTGCCCCAGTGAGTCAACCACCCAGCCTCCACACGCTGACACACACTACTAGCACCAGTACCATTCTTCACAGAGAGGAGCCTATAATTAGGTGCTAATTTTCTCTGGTTCCACTGTGACATGACGCTGGGGGCCATGGCGAGGCAAGACAGAGCGAGCGGGTGCATCTGAGTGGCAAGAGCTCAACTCCTGACCATCTGGCCAAGTGACTGGCGCTGCCTGCTGCTGCCCGCTGCTGACGTTGGGACCAGCGCAAGGGGCCACCCACGTCAGTCTGTCCTCCACGTCCTGCTCCTCCGGACCGGGACCCAGGCGCCTGTCCACCACAACATGTTTATCTCGAGTGGCTGCCAAGTGAATCACAACCGCGTGGAAGATGCAGCTCTTCGCTCTGCAGACAGCAGCGATCAAGCAAACggggggagaggggaagagagtgtgggaggaagagagaaagatggattAGAGGAAGAGAATGGGATTAAAAGAATCCAGATGGaagaaagggagacagacaggcacacagacgcacacatacacaaaaacacagaggcagacgCAAAAAGTATTTGAGACaacctaaaaacacacacacacacacacacacacacacacactgcatttgaATCAATCACTGCTCCagattcatttaaaacatttttaattcattgaGAACATGCTAATGCAGTGTATAGCTTAACCTTCAAAGCAATCATAAACGTTGGACTTAGTGAAATGGGTGATGAGTTATTAATTCTGTTCTAAAGGGGGATCAATGAGGGGGTGTGGTTGCCACGGAGATGCTTCTCTCTTACATTTCTCTCATCcctatcctctctctctctctctctctctcacacacacacacactctcagaaaTCTGGATTATGTTAAGAGAAAAATTGTGTAAAGGCATGTCCCCAAAA
Above is a window of Lates calcarifer isolate ASB-BC8 linkage group LG10, TLL_Latcal_v3, whole genome shotgun sequence DNA encoding:
- the LOC108888498 gene encoding LOW QUALITY PROTEIN: filamin-C-like (The sequence of the model RefSeq protein was modified relative to this genomic sequence to represent the inferred CDS: deleted 2 bases in 2 codons), which codes for MMSNNYSDEQLPSQYYQATDFGEEEDDEMPATEKDLAEDAPWKKIQQNTFTRWCNEHLKCVNKTITDLQKDFSDGLKLISLLEVLSQKKMYRKHHVRPNFRQMKLENVSVALEFLDREHIKLVSIDSKAIVDGNLKLILGLIWTLILHYSISMPMWDDEDDEETKKLTPKQRLLGWIQNKVPQLPINNFNRDWRDGKALGALVDNCAPGLCPDWAEWDPNQPVQNAREAMQQADDWLGVPQVIAPEEIVDPDVDEHSVMTYLSQFPKAKLKPGAPLRPKQLFPNKVKAYGPGIEPHGNKVLQPAVFTVETLEAGSGEVLVYVEDPEGHKEEAKVKPNNDKNRTYTVTYVPKVEGVHKVKVLFAGQDIDKSPYTVNVAKAMGDPSKVHARGPGLETTGNVANKPTYFDIYTAGAGHGDVSVVIVDPQGKKDTVELVLENKGDSVFRCTYRPMLEGPHTIHVLFAGQEIPKSPFTVNITEATNPNACRATGRGLQPKGVRVKEVADFKVFTKGAGSGALNVSVKGPTGAEEQVKVRDAGNGVYECEYLPLKPGKYTVNITWGGQPIPRSPFEVEVGAEAGFQKVRAWGPGLKTGMVGKSADFVVEAIGTEVGTLGFSIEGPSQAKIECDDKGDGSCDVRYWPTEPGDYAVHVICDDQDIKDSPFMAHILPAANDVFPEKVKAYGPGLQPTGVIVNKPTEFTIDARMAGKGHLKIYAQDAEGCTINIKITDKGDGTYLCVYTPVKPIKHTIIITWGEVNVPNSPFRVLVGEGSHPDRVKVYGPGVEKTGLKANEPTYFTVDCSEAGQGDISIGIKCAPGVVGPAEADIDFDIIKNDNDTFTVKYTPPGPGRYTIMVLFADQEIPISPFKVKVDPSHDAGKVRAEGPGLNKTGVEVGTPTHFTIYTKGAGKAKPEVHFAASGPGEAVRDFEIIDNHDYSYTVKYTALQQGNMAISVTHGGDPIPKSPFHITVAPPLDIGKVKVEGLDTKVEVGKDQEFSVNTKGAGGQGNVGVKMTSPSGRPIPCKLESDKAKGIHSVKYIPPEEGQYKVDVSYDGNPVMGSPFGVEALMPADPSKVRAYGPGLKGGIVGKPAPFTIDTKGAGAGGLGLTVEGPCEAKIECQDNGDGTCSVSYLPTEAGEYAINILFAEKHIPGSPFKAAVRPAFDPSKATASGPGLERAKAGEPATFTVDCTRAGDAELTIEIVSETGAKAEVHIQKTAEGMFSVTYIPPFHGTHTITIKYGGHMIPQFPKVLQVEPSVDTSGVHVYGPGVEPRGVLREVTTHFIVDARALNKVGGSHVKVHIISPSGTNTENYITDKGDGTYRVEYTAFEDGMHLIEVLYDDAPVPKSPFRVSVVEGCDPTRVRAYGPGLEGGITNKPNCFTVETRGAGTGGLGLTIEGASEAKISCKDNKDGSCSVEYVPFTPGDYDVNINYGGHPIPGSPFRVPVRDPVDPSKVKCTGPGLGAGVRAHVPQTFTVDCTQAGQAPLDVKLYGPTGTVEPVGVKNNGDGTHTVHYTPAQDGPYTVAVKYADQEVPHSPFKVMSQPGHDASKVRASGPGLDTKGVSASLPVEFTIDARDAGEGLLTVQILDPEGKPKNATIQDNRDGTYTVSYVPDSTGPYTITIKYGGDEIPYSPYRIQSLPTGDASKCRLTVSIGGHGVSSLQKLQTSEDTVITVDAKAAGKGKVTCKVLTPQGMELDMDVVENHDGTFDIYYTAPEPGKYVITIRFGGQNIPKSPFHVVATNEPVVPRDTVDPLFRPVNFLVPFTPQQGEITGEVRMPSGKTSRPHITDNKDGTITIKYQPTERGLHEMDIKYDGNHIPGSPLQFYVDAVNSGVVTAYGPGLSYGMVNKAATFTVVTKNAGEGGLSLAVEGPSKAEITCKDNKDGTCTVSYLPTAPGDYNIIVKFDNKHIPGSPFTAKITGDDSITRTSQLNVGTAADVSLKIAETDLSSLTASIRAPSGNEEPCLLKRLPNRHLGISFTPKEVGEHEVSVRKNGVHVANSPFKIMVGQSEIGEASRVKAFGKGLVEAHTFEMAEFFVDIRNAGYGGLALSIEGPSKVDINCEDVEDGTCRVTYCPTEPGNYTVNIKFAEKHIPGSPFTVKVTGEGRIRESITRKRQASSIASVGSTCGLNLKIPGNWFQMVSAQERLTRTFTRSSHTYTRTERTEISKTRGGETKREVRVEESTQVGGGGSPFRDVFGDFLGRESLSSFAGITARPEVESGSQSMTAQVTSPSGKTVDADIMDGGSSTYSVRFIPQEIGPHTVNVKYRGQHVPGSPFQFTVGPMGEGGAHKVRAGGPGLERGVAGAPSEFSIWTREAGAGGLSIAVEGPSKAEISFEDRKDGSCGVSYIVKEPGDYEVSIKFNNEHIPDSPFIVPIATLSDEARRLTVTSLQEKDLKVNQEASFMVQRNGARGVVDAKVHTPSGSSEECYVTELDSDKSAIRFIPRENGVHSIDVKFNGCHIPGSPFKVRVGDPGLIGDPGMVTAHGAGLQGGTTGVPSEFVVKTCNAGSGTLSVNIDGPSKVKMDCRECPEGYKITYTPMAPGNYLITIKYGGPQHIVGSPFKAKITGARLSGGHSLHETSSVLVETVTKTSKVGGGYSASSSTTSTKLTSDASKVVCRGTGLSKALVGQKNNFTVDCSKAGTNMLMVGVHGPHTPCEEVYVKHMGNKLYNVTYTVKDKGSYTVIVKWGDDNVPGSPYKVVVP